CAAGAGGTATGTCAGGTTTCTATACTGATACAACACTTGACAGCCCAAGATTTGCTAATCAGGCGGATGGCTCAGCTATCAGTGCTACTGTATTTGCAGGTGATGCTAATGCTCAGCAGGCAGTCAGAGAGTCAGCACACAACGTACTGTATGCTATTGCATCAAGTAACCTTATGAACAGATACAATGCAACAACTCATGTTGTTAAGCTTAATACATGGTGGAGAACAGCTTATTATGCTGCAATCGCTGTAACAGCACTTCTTACAGCAGTATTTGCAATCCTGTTCGTACTCTCTAAGAGAAAAGAAAAGGAGGCCTGAAAATGTCAGATTTTATGAAAAAACAAAGCGTTGGAGCCTACTTTAATGTAGTTGCTGCAATCCTTGGAATTGTTGGTATTATTGCAGCCTGTGTTTGCAGTAGTATGACTGTGACCTATGCACTTGGAAATCTCGGAGTGATCATTCTTCTGGGTATAATTGGAATTATCTTTGCATGTGCAGCAGTAGTATTACCAAACATCTTTGGTAATCATGATATTTTGAGCACAGTTTCAGTTTGCGTTTCAATAGCTCTTTTCACAGCAGCATTTGGACAGGTTCTCTCTGAGAGGATCCTCCTCATTGCAGGACTGTTCAGCTATGATTCCGTAAACACAGTGGGCTGGCAGGTATTCTATGTGACTGTAGTTTCAATTGCGGCCTTTGTGGTAGGATCACTTATCATGATCATCGGAGCCTTTACCCGTTCAGTTAAAGAGAAGGCTTAACTAAATATAACCGTATGATATACGAATTGCTTCGTATCTTCGATACTCTCGCAATTCTGTACCATCTACAGAGAATAACAAATCCCGATAACCTGATAATAGGTTATCGGGATTTTGCTAAATACCAGTAACAGAGCGCTTTTCTTAAAACTTTTTTAATTGATTTTATGCTTTTTTCAGAATTAATTCAGCCGCTTACATGTTATCATACATATTGTACTGCGAAGCGCAAGAAAATTACATTATGAGGGGAAGATAATGAAAAAAAGATACTATTGTTTGGCAGTAATTGGCATGCTTGCATTTGGTATTTTTGTTTGCCGCAGAGATACCAATGCCGCAGATCAGATAGTCGTTGAGGCAAATGCAGTTGATACTGTCGCCGGACAAAGTGCCATTGAAGAAGTCGTAGAACTCACCATGGCAGATAACTAATTTATTGCGTGTTCCAAGTTTTTTCATACTCCTATAGAAAGGCCCTGCATCCAAAGTGCAGGGCCTTTCACTTTGCCTTCCTTGAACGGCGTTTGGGCTATCCACGGAGGACGGGAGATTGCGTACAGAGGCGGAGAAATGTATTTGTGTGTTGACATTGGGGTGGAGGAATAGGTATAGTAAAATTTAGGTTAAGCGTTTTACTAAAAGGAGTATGGTGATTTGAATATTAGGGAGATAGCAAAGAGAGCGGGAGTTAGCACAGCTACCGTATCAAATGTGTTAAACGGCAAATTGTCCAAGGTTTCGGATGAAACCAAAGAGAAGATAGAGAGCATTATTAAGGCAACAGGCTATAAGCCTAATGTTATGGCGAGGTCGCTGGTCAAGAAGGAGAGCAGGCTTATAGGCCTAGTTGTGCCGTACCTTGGCAAGGATGAGGACTTTTTTGCCAATCCATATAATGCCCATATTATCGCTGCTCTCGAGCGATACATCAGAGGAAAAGACTATTATCTGATGCTCAGATGCGTTGGTGATCCTAGAGAAATAGTACCTCTTTTATCATCCTGGAATGTGGATGGAGCATTTTTCCTTGGGGTTTATAAGGATGAAGTAAGTGAGATCAGGAATGAAATCGATATACCAATTGTTTTTCTTGATACCTATGCTCCCGGGGAAGATATTGTAAATATCGGTATTGAGGACTACAGGGGTGGATATCTTTCTGCAAGATATCTGATTGGTAAGGGACATACCAAGCTTGCTCTCGTTACACCTGATATTTCCTCAGAAGGCGTTATTCAGGAGAGATACAGAGGTTTTGCTGATGCTTGCAAGGAGGCGGGTGTTCCGTTTAAAAATGGCAATATCTACTATACAGAATCAACTTATCACAGCGCTGTTCAGGTAGGACAGGATATAGCCTTTGGCGGCGGTGATTACACAGCTATTGCGTGCATGTCTGACATTGTTGCTTTTGGCGTTATCGAGGGACTCAAACAGTGCGGCCTTCGCGTTCCCTATGATATGTCAGTTATAGGTTTTGATAACCTTCCGGATTGTGAATTCATGTCACCAAAACTTACATCTGTTGCTCAGGACTTTGAGTGGAAGGCCAGAAAAGCCAGTGGATATCTCTTTAAGATGATTGAAGAGAAGATAAGCATTTCCGCAGATGAGAGGCAGCCTATAAGGGTAATGGAGAGGCAGTCAGTCAAGAATCTGAGAGAGTGATCTTTTACCCGAAAAAAGGGAAAATGCAGTATTTCAGGTAAATACCCACTTTTATTAAGAAAACATCTTCTGAATATGGGTTATCAGTTTACCATGTCAACTATCAATTAATTCCAAAAATTGGACGCAATTCATCGCGTATAATCCCCTGATTTATTGAAAAAATGGAAAATGTCGTAAACGGGTTGACCGGTTTACCGTAAGACTTTATAGTCTTGGTAAACCGATTAACTTATTTACCAATTTCTTTTTTCAATTTTTAAAATGTTCAAAGGAGGATTACAAAAATGGAAATGAAAAAAATTGGAGCCTTAGCTATGACAGCTATGCTGGGCGCATCTGTTCTTACAGGCTGCGGCGGGGAAAACGCAGGATCAACAAGTACAGCTGCTAACAATGATTCAAAGACATCTACAACAGCTACTGATACAGCAGCTCAGACAGAGACTCAGAAGGTAGAGCTCAAGATCTGGGTTCCTGAACAGGAAGTAGCGATCACAGATGAGATGGTTAAGAAGTTCGACGCTGCTCACGACGAATTCGACATCACATATGAGATCGCAGTTGTAGGAATTGATGAGGCTCCACAGGCCCTTGAGACAGATGCGGACACAGCAGCTGATATTTTCTACACACCATCAGGCGGTGTAGGCGACCTTGCTGGAAAGGGACTTCTCCTTCCAATTACCAAGGATTTCGATACTCTTGTAGCAGACCTTCCTGAGAGTGCTATCAATGCGGTAACAATCGACGGACTTACATATGCAGTTCCTTTCTCACCTAATACTTTCTTCATGTATTACAACAAGGATCTTTTCACAGAGGAAGAGGTTAAAAACCTTGACACAATGCTTGCAAAAGACCTTGGTGATGGAATGTGGAACTTTAGTACACAGCTTACAAACTCATGGTATTCAGAGATGTTCTTCCTTGGAAATGGAACAACACTTTTTGGAGCTGACGGAAAAGATGAAAAAGAGTGCTCTTTCAACAATGCAAACGGACTTGAGTCAGGAAAGTACATGATCGAGCTTGCAGCTAATCCTAAGTATCTCGAGGATGCTGATGGTGTAGGCGGAAATGCCTTCAAGGAAGGTAAGCTTGGCGCTGTAACAAGCGGAGCATGGAGCGCACCTGAGTTTAGAGAAGCCCTTGGTGATAAGGTTGGTGCAGTAGCACTTCCTGTAGCTAACATTGGTGGCAAAGAAGTACAGCTTTCAAACTTCGTAGATTTCAAGACAATCACAGTTAAGTCAAATACTCAGTATCCACTTTGCGCTCAGCAGCTTGCAGTTTATATGGCTAGTCCGGAGAGCTGCCTTACAAGATACAAAGAGCAGGGCGATGTTCCTGTACTTAAGTCTCTTTCAGAGAGTGCTGAGATTGCAAGTGATATCGTAGCAAGCGCACTTAACGATCAGGCTGCAAATGCTACAAACCAGCCAAGTATTCCTAAGATGGGTGACTACTGGGATCCTATGAAGGCTTTTGGAACAAGCGTATACAGCGGAGAAGTTACAGAAGCAAATCTTCAGAGCCAGCTTGATGCACTTGTAGACAGCATCACAAGTACACTTACTGAATAATTTTGCTTCTATACGGACGGCAGTGGAGCTTACATAAGCTCGTAGCTGGCAGTGTGTATATTTTTTGTTCCTGTTGTGCCGGACATTACGATGAGCCCATAGCATGACATGTATGTGCAATGGCACATGCATGTCATTGGTCTCATCTTCATGGCACAAAAAGTCACAAAATAATATACATATCCGCCAGCTGAGCTATATGTAAGCTCCACATGCCTGATTATGAAATGCTTACATTATTTATTTAGATAGAGGTAATTACAATGCAAGTAGTTAATTCTAAAAGAAATATCATTACAACGTTTACCAAAGGCAATCTCTTTTCCAAACTTTCTTATGTGGTACTGGGTTTATCAAATATAAAAAATGGTCAGGTGTTTAAGGGACTTATCTTCCTTGCATTGGAAGTGCTGTACATTGTGTTTATGGCGCTGACAGGAAGACATAACCTCTATATGTTGAGGACTCTTGGAGAGAGCACTCAGGGCATGACCTATAATGAGAGCCTTGGAATCTACGAAGTGACCAAGGGTGACAACTCCATGCTGATCCTGCTTGCAGGCGTTGTAACACTTGTCATAACCGGATTTTTCATTGCTTTATGGCTTTTTAGCATTTTTTCAGGAGAAAAGGCAAGGCAGAGAAGAGAACTTGGCAAAAGACCTAACACTTTATTAGAAGACATCAGAAGTCTTGCTAATGAGAATGTGCACTTTCTCTTTTTATCAATTCCTGTCCTTGGACTTTCGATTTTTACGGTAATGCCTCTTATCTACATGATCCTTATGGCATTTACCAACTACGATTCAGAACATCAGCCACCCGGAAATCTTTTTACCTGGGTTGGGATCAAGAACTTTTTTACCCTGTTATCGACAGGTGACAGATTATCAGCCACCTTCTGGCCGGTTTTGGGATGGACTCTTATATGGGGCTTTGCGGCCACATTTTCCTGCTACTTTGGTGGGATGATACTTGCTATGATCATAAATTCCAAGGGAATTAAATATAAAAAATTCTGGAGAACTGTTTTTGTAATCACAATGGCGATTCCTGCCTTTATTTCACTCAGAGTTGTGGCGACAATGCTGGGAGAGAGAGGAATTCTCAACGTACTTCTTCAGCAGTGGGGCTTTACTGCAAGTGCGCTGCCATTTTTGTCTAACGTGACATGGGCCAGAGTTTCAGTTATTGTTGTCAATTTCTGGATTGGTGTACCTGTCACAATGCTCATGGTATCAGGTATTCTTATGAATATTCCTGCAGAGCTTTATGAAAGTGCTAAGATTGACGGAGCAGGTCCTGTACTTGCATTTTTGAAGATAACATTCCCCTATATGTGGTTTGTTACAACACCATACCTGATTTCCAACCTTATTGGTAACTTCAATAACTTTAACGTTATTTATTTCCTTACAGCAGGCCAGCCTCTTACACTTGATTACTTCAAGGGTGCAGGCAAGACAGATCTTCTTGTTACCTGGCTGTACAAGCTGACCAAGGATAGTAATGATTATAACCTTGCAGCAACTATAGGTATTATCATCTTTGTTATTTCAGCAACCTTTACTTTGATCTCCTTCTCAAGGTCGGCTGCTATGAAGAATGAGGAGGGATTCCAATAATGGGAAACTTTCGTAAGACAGTAATAGGATTAAATCTAAAGAATCATTTAAAGGCTGTTGTTATGGCTATTCTGGCATTTGTGGCTCTTTTCCTGCCATATGTGAATCTGGGAAAAGAGATGGCAAATGGCGAAAGAAAGGCCTTGTTTGCTACAGCGTTAAGGCTGATGCAGATATCAGCAGGCGAAAATACCGGCGCCGCAGGAACTTTTTCATGGGCTTATGTATTTGTATTTGGGGCAGTAGTGTTCACGATATTGGCAGTTGTATTTGCGGTTGTATCAGTATTTAAGACAAATTCAGTTGTAATGAGAATATGGCAGTGCTTTCAGGCACTTTCAGTCATTTTCACAGGGCTTTTGATGTTTTCCACAAGAAGCATCATGAAGGCAAGCGGAATGGACGGAAACTTCCTTAACAAGGATCTGTCTTTTGGCTACTGGATAATGCTCATAGCAGCATTTCTCGGACTTGTATTTGTAATGAGCGTCAATAAGACAAATGTTGGTTATATCGTTCTAACAGTACTCGGCGTTATCTGGCTCTTCCCGGTTCTGTGGATTGTACTTACAGCTTTCAGAGCAGAGCAGGGCTACTATGTAGGTTATTTTATTCCTAAGGGATTTACATTTGATAACTTCATAAATCTTTTTACCAATAACAGTGTTCTTCCATTTGCGAGATGGTGGTGCAACACTCTTATAGTCGCTCTGTGCAGCTGCGTGATAAATACACTTATCGTGCTGATGACATCATATGTTCTTAGTAGAACAAGATTTGCCGGACGTAAGGCTTTTATGAATATTCTCATGATAATCGGAATGTTCCCGGGCTTCATGTCACTTATTGCAGTTTATAACATCCTTAAGGGACTTGGCTTAAATCAGTCGCTTATGGCCCTTATAGTTGTTGGAGCTGCAGGCGCTGCCATGGGATATCATGTTAGTAAGGGCTTTTTTGACACTATTCCCAAGGCAATTGATGAGGCAGCTATCA
The sequence above is a segment of the Butyrivibrio proteoclasticus B316 genome. Coding sequences within it:
- a CDS encoding LacI family DNA-binding transcriptional regulator, with the protein product MNIREIAKRAGVSTATVSNVLNGKLSKVSDETKEKIESIIKATGYKPNVMARSLVKKESRLIGLVVPYLGKDEDFFANPYNAHIIAALERYIRGKDYYLMLRCVGDPREIVPLLSSWNVDGAFFLGVYKDEVSEIRNEIDIPIVFLDTYAPGEDIVNIGIEDYRGGYLSARYLIGKGHTKLALVTPDISSEGVIQERYRGFADACKEAGVPFKNGNIYYTESTYHSAVQVGQDIAFGGGDYTAIACMSDIVAFGVIEGLKQCGLRVPYDMSVIGFDNLPDCEFMSPKLTSVAQDFEWKARKASGYLFKMIEEKISISADERQPIRVMERQSVKNLRE
- a CDS encoding extracellular solute-binding protein, coding for MEMKKIGALAMTAMLGASVLTGCGGENAGSTSTAANNDSKTSTTATDTAAQTETQKVELKIWVPEQEVAITDEMVKKFDAAHDEFDITYEIAVVGIDEAPQALETDADTAADIFYTPSGGVGDLAGKGLLLPITKDFDTLVADLPESAINAVTIDGLTYAVPFSPNTFFMYYNKDLFTEEEVKNLDTMLAKDLGDGMWNFSTQLTNSWYSEMFFLGNGTTLFGADGKDEKECSFNNANGLESGKYMIELAANPKYLEDADGVGGNAFKEGKLGAVTSGAWSAPEFREALGDKVGAVALPVANIGGKEVQLSNFVDFKTITVKSNTQYPLCAQQLAVYMASPESCLTRYKEQGDVPVLKSLSESAEIASDIVASALNDQAANATNQPSIPKMGDYWDPMKAFGTSVYSGEVTEANLQSQLDALVDSITSTLTE
- a CDS encoding carbohydrate ABC transporter permease gives rise to the protein MQVVNSKRNIITTFTKGNLFSKLSYVVLGLSNIKNGQVFKGLIFLALEVLYIVFMALTGRHNLYMLRTLGESTQGMTYNESLGIYEVTKGDNSMLILLAGVVTLVITGFFIALWLFSIFSGEKARQRRELGKRPNTLLEDIRSLANENVHFLFLSIPVLGLSIFTVMPLIYMILMAFTNYDSEHQPPGNLFTWVGIKNFFTLLSTGDRLSATFWPVLGWTLIWGFAATFSCYFGGMILAMIINSKGIKYKKFWRTVFVITMAIPAFISLRVVATMLGERGILNVLLQQWGFTASALPFLSNVTWARVSVIVVNFWIGVPVTMLMVSGILMNIPAELYESAKIDGAGPVLAFLKITFPYMWFVTTPYLISNLIGNFNNFNVIYFLTAGQPLTLDYFKGAGKTDLLVTWLYKLTKDSNDYNLAATIGIIIFVISATFTLISFSRSAAMKNEEGFQ
- a CDS encoding sugar ABC transporter permease, which codes for MGNFRKTVIGLNLKNHLKAVVMAILAFVALFLPYVNLGKEMANGERKALFATALRLMQISAGENTGAAGTFSWAYVFVFGAVVFTILAVVFAVVSVFKTNSVVMRIWQCFQALSVIFTGLLMFSTRSIMKASGMDGNFLNKDLSFGYWIMLIAAFLGLVFVMSVNKTNVGYIVLTVLGVIWLFPVLWIVLTAFRAEQGYYVGYFIPKGFTFDNFINLFTNNSVLPFARWWCNTLIVALCSCVINTLIVLMTSYVLSRTRFAGRKAFMNILMIIGMFPGFMSLIAVYNILKGLGLNQSLMALIVVGAAGAAMGYHVSKGFFDTIPKAIDEAAIIDGASRLQIFIHVTLPLAKSIIVYTVLGSFLGAWSDYIFPSMLFGDKQSSYTVAVGLYWLTDFKRIDTYYTQFAAGAVIVAVPIVVLFVWLQRFYVEGLSGSVKG